Genomic window (Nitrospirota bacterium):
GCAAGTTAATGGCTGACATGCATGCAAAGAATGTTGTTCAATGGTGCAGGAAGTGGGAGTCAGCCGAGCTGACCTACTATTTTAAACGTGATAAACTTGCCGGTGATAAAAACGGCAACGGCATTATTGCTGATGAAGGCGGCCCGGGGTCGCCTGTAATGGAGCTTGTCGGATCCAAAGTTATCTCTGAATCCATGAAGAAGATCGAGGAAGGTGATTCCATATTTTATATAAATATAGGATTCAATACCGTTAAAAACAGGAAGAGAAATGTATTTGTCATATGCCCTTCTGCAAAATGTGACAGGACGCTTAACAAGGACGAGGCTGCAATGATGGTGAAGATAGACAAGCTGATGGATGGCGAGGCTATCGCTTCAGAGGGGAATTTAAAGGGAGCTACAGGTGTTACCCTGGTTTCAGAGGGGGATACAGTGACTGATGTCAGGGAGGCGGCGGCATCAGCAGACTGGAACGGATCATCATTAATAGGAGCTGTTTATTATTTTGAGGATTCCGGCAAGTGATATTTCCATAGCAATAACCCTATGTTTTATTTGTATAAATTTTTTGTTTAATTCTTAGACAGTTGACGGATTGAACAATCCATTATATATACTAATGTACTGCGGCATTATCTTAAGCATAAGGAAAATAAAATGTTATCTATTTTTAAACTGAATAAGAAACAGGGCTTTTCTTTAGTTGAGCTTTCAATTGTCCTGGTCATAATAGGCCTGCTTATCGCCGCGCTTGTCAAGGGCAAGGCTGTGCTCGAGAATGCGAGGATCAAAAGGGTCATAGGAGATGTCGAGACCATCGTTTCCGCCTATAATACATACTATGACCTCTACAGCGCTTATCCCGGAGATGACCGGTTCGCAAGCGGAAGATGGCCTACTCTTGTTGTGAGTGGTGATGCAGACGCTTTGATCGAGGGCGCAAATTGTAACATTGGCCCGGCAGACGGGCAGGAGTGCAATGAGGCGTGGCAGGAATTAAGGGCGGCGCTTATGGTGCAGGGAGACCCGCTTGCTACAGGTGCGTCTGTTCTGCCTACGCATACTCTTGGCGGTATAATATGGATATGGAATAGTTCGAGTGACGGAGCCGGTATGGCTGAATTCGGCATAAGCGGGAACAGGAATTACATAGGTGTTACAAATTTAAGGAGCGAGGTCGCTGAAGTAATAGATAACAAATTTGATGATGGTGTCTTTGATTCAGGTAGCGTGCGCGGCAGCGCTGATTACAGTATAGATCCCGAAGCTGTTGTGGAGATATATTACGCGTTATAG
Coding sequences:
- a CDS encoding prepilin-type N-terminal cleavage/methylation domain-containing protein — encoded protein: MLSIFKLNKKQGFSLVELSIVLVIIGLLIAALVKGKAVLENARIKRVIGDVETIVSAYNTYYDLYSAYPGDDRFASGRWPTLVVSGDADALIEGANCNIGPADGQECNEAWQELRAALMVQGDPLATGASVLPTHTLGGIIWIWNSSSDGAGMAEFGISGNRNYIGVTNLRSEVAEVIDNKFDDGVFDSGSVRGSADYSIDPEAVVEIYYAL